A section of the Longimicrobium sp. genome encodes:
- a CDS encoding DUF3108 domain-containing protein codes for MTRSLESAAEAVQPAGLAFALAAAALLAAGGARAQEGGRELPFGPGEQCVYRGSTRLGRIGTGTMAVEGGEAVNGRRTYLLRFDFSGRFGPARVEDRTRSWFDPAELASYRYTKSERSPLASRSQDVRMDPGARRWQAAGGQGGAMPTAAPLDELSFIYFIRTLRLAAGDAYTLDRHYEAGRNPVVVRVVGRGQTRVPAGTFQTVEVEMRVKDPAHYRGDGVVRLHFTDDGRRVPVRIESSMPVGGRMVLSLESGSNGCDAARLARAD; via the coding sequence ATGACTAGGAGCCTGGAGAGCGCGGCGGAGGCCGTCCAGCCGGCGGGGCTCGCCTTCGCGCTGGCCGCGGCGGCGCTGCTCGCGGCGGGCGGCGCGCGGGCGCAGGAGGGCGGGCGCGAGCTTCCCTTCGGGCCCGGCGAGCAGTGCGTCTACCGCGGCAGCACGCGGCTGGGGCGCATCGGCACGGGCACCATGGCCGTCGAGGGCGGCGAGGCGGTGAACGGGCGGCGGACCTACCTGCTGCGCTTCGACTTCAGCGGGCGCTTCGGCCCCGCGCGCGTCGAGGACCGCACCCGCTCGTGGTTCGACCCCGCGGAGCTGGCGTCGTACCGCTACACGAAGAGCGAGCGCTCGCCGCTGGCCTCGCGCAGCCAGGACGTGCGGATGGACCCCGGCGCGCGCCGCTGGCAGGCGGCCGGCGGCCAGGGCGGCGCCATGCCCACCGCCGCGCCGCTCGACGAGCTGTCGTTCATCTACTTCATCCGCACCCTGCGCCTGGCCGCCGGCGACGCCTACACCCTCGACCGCCACTACGAGGCAGGGCGCAACCCGGTGGTGGTGAGGGTGGTGGGGCGGGGGCAGACCCGGGTGCCCGCCGGGACGTTCCAGACCGTCGAGGTGGAGATGCGGGTGAAGGACCCCGCGCACTACCGCGGCGACGGCGTGGTGCGGCTCCACTTCACCGACGACGGCCGCCGCGTCCCCGTGCGCATCGAGTCCAGCATGCCCGTGGGCGGGCGCATGGTGCTCTCGCTGGAGTCGGGCAGCAACGGCTGCGACGCCGCCCGCCTCGCCCGCGCGGATTAG
- the erpA gene encoding iron-sulfur cluster insertion protein ErpA, protein MQTETQNAAADVQTEAPAGPIMLTATAATEVRRYMEEQGAAESAGLRVGVLPGGCSGFQYGLNIEDEAADDDMVLESQGIRLFVDPFSLQYLQGTEIDYVSTFQGSGFTFNNPNATGGCGCGSSFTA, encoded by the coding sequence ATGCAGACGGAGACGCAGAACGCGGCGGCGGACGTCCAGACCGAGGCTCCGGCCGGCCCGATCATGCTGACGGCGACGGCCGCCACCGAGGTGCGCCGCTACATGGAGGAGCAGGGCGCCGCCGAGAGCGCCGGCCTGCGGGTGGGGGTGCTCCCGGGCGGGTGCTCGGGGTTCCAGTACGGCCTCAACATCGAGGACGAGGCGGCCGACGACGACATGGTGCTGGAGTCGCAGGGGATCCGGCTCTTCGTCGACCCCTTCAGCCTGCAGTACCTGCAGGGCACCGAGATCGACTACGTGTCGACCTTCCAGGGGAGCGGCTTCACCTTCAACAACCCGAACGCCACCGGCGGCTGCGGCTGCGGCAGCTCGTTCACGGCCTGA
- the nadA gene encoding quinolinate synthase NadA produces MIQIADALRTPLEYARLSRDELAERIRRRKVELNAVILGHNYQRVEIQEVSDYLGDSLGLSQEAAKTGADTIVFCGVHFMAETAKILSPGKTVLMPDLRAGCPMADFVTGDALRRLKARYPDAAVVAYVNSTAEVKAESDICCTSANAVQVVQSIPRERTILFVPDRNLARYTAEKSGRPYVVAGREGVGEVEPGSIVAWDGYCYVHDDLVLDELAEAKRRHPRALVVIHPEARAELLAQADFVTSTSKMVDIAEQHDELIIGTERGLIDRLQARFPEKTLVPLSGAAICGNMKVNTLAKLAWCLDHEQHEIVLDEDVRERAELALRRMLDLSGGWRAPSAEEKALEEAGLRKSGCGCA; encoded by the coding sequence TTGATCCAGATCGCCGACGCCCTGCGGACCCCGCTCGAGTACGCCCGCCTCTCGCGAGACGAGCTGGCCGAGCGCATCCGCCGCCGCAAGGTCGAGCTGAACGCCGTGATCCTGGGGCACAACTACCAGCGCGTGGAGATCCAGGAGGTCAGCGACTACCTGGGCGACTCGCTGGGGCTCTCGCAGGAGGCCGCGAAGACCGGCGCGGACACGATCGTGTTCTGCGGCGTGCACTTCATGGCGGAGACGGCCAAGATCCTCTCGCCCGGTAAGACGGTGCTGATGCCGGATCTCCGCGCCGGCTGCCCGATGGCCGACTTCGTCACGGGCGACGCGCTCCGGCGGCTGAAGGCGCGCTACCCCGACGCGGCCGTGGTGGCGTACGTCAACTCCACGGCCGAGGTGAAGGCGGAGTCGGACATCTGCTGCACCTCGGCCAACGCGGTGCAGGTGGTGCAGTCCATCCCGCGCGAGCGCACCATCCTCTTCGTCCCCGACCGCAACCTGGCCAGGTACACGGCCGAGAAGAGCGGCCGCCCGTACGTGGTGGCTGGGCGCGAGGGCGTGGGCGAGGTGGAGCCGGGCTCGATCGTGGCCTGGGACGGCTACTGCTACGTGCACGACGACCTGGTGCTGGACGAGCTGGCCGAGGCGAAGCGCCGCCACCCGCGCGCGCTGGTGGTGATCCACCCCGAGGCGCGCGCCGAGCTGCTGGCCCAGGCCGACTTCGTGACGTCGACCAGCAAGATGGTCGACATTGCCGAGCAGCACGACGAGCTGATCATCGGCACCGAGCGCGGGCTGATCGACCGGCTGCAGGCGCGCTTCCCCGAGAAGACGCTGGTGCCGCTCTCGGGCGCGGCCATCTGCGGCAACATGAAGGTGAACACGCTGGCCAAGCTGGCCTGGTGCCTGGACCACGAGCAGCACGAGATCGTCCTGGACGAGGACGTGCGCGAGCGCGCCGAGCTGGCGCTGCGCCGCATGCTGGACCTCTCCGGCGGCTGGCGCGCCCCTTCCGCCGAGGAGAAGGCGCTGGAGGAGGCGGGCCTGCGCAAGAGCGGCTGCGGCTGCGCGTAG
- a CDS encoding amidohydrolase family protein — protein MILRLPALVLAAALAGAAPAAPARALAQPAHPDSEGVVAFVDVDVLPMDRERVLRGQTVLVRGGTIAAVGPAARVAVPAGAARVDGRGRYLMPGLADLHVHLYDTEGFVSYLAHGVTTVANLHGSPAVLGWRREVRSGARRGPTVYTAGPTLNGYPAGNPLFVAVASPEAARAAVRDQKRAGYDFVKVYSFLDPDVYRAVADQARAERIAVVGHVPILAGVEAVLGSGQANIAHVEEFFQAGDVDDARIPGLAAAVARAGVSVTPNLFAYADYLRAIADLPGVLADPEMRYASAAALGEKLPASNRSVRPNPADFAAFLTARRARFQKLTRALQDAGAQLLLGTDTEIFGFAGESAHRELDELVAAGLTSYQALAAATRNAGEFVARSVEGAEPFGTVAPGSRADLLLLEASPLDDVRNVGRLRGVMARGRWMAREELQRMRDSVAAVQSALHPQVYRLDSLVAAGRGGEAARLLRRLRAEAPGAFPVAEVVLRSYAWRLWAKDRPGSIELRRIMVDLYPESSSAESELAWGYLAAGDTALALAHFRKALALEPRSFTPQDMVARLEAARLPPGFAPAGRYELEPVPMRVGGERKEVALTLEVAGSPGAWRARLRSSAAPEAEASQLVIGGGRIWTAAQLGGERLELRLSVQGDRVEGTWVLGIMNSGPLRGRKLPP, from the coding sequence ATGATTCTGAGACTCCCGGCGCTCGTGCTCGCCGCGGCCCTGGCCGGCGCCGCGCCCGCCGCCCCCGCGCGGGCCCTCGCGCAGCCCGCGCACCCCGATTCGGAGGGCGTGGTCGCCTTCGTGGACGTCGACGTGCTGCCGATGGACCGCGAGCGCGTCCTGCGCGGGCAGACCGTGCTGGTGCGGGGCGGGACCATCGCCGCCGTCGGCCCCGCGGCGCGCGTCGCCGTTCCGGCCGGGGCCGCGCGGGTGGACGGGCGGGGACGGTACCTGATGCCGGGGCTCGCCGACCTGCACGTGCACCTGTACGACACCGAGGGCTTCGTCTCGTACCTGGCCCACGGCGTCACCACCGTCGCCAACCTGCACGGCTCGCCGGCGGTGCTCGGGTGGCGCCGCGAGGTGCGGAGCGGCGCGCGGCGGGGGCCCACCGTGTACACCGCGGGCCCCACCCTGAACGGCTATCCCGCCGGCAACCCGCTGTTCGTGGCCGTCGCGAGCCCCGAGGCCGCGCGCGCCGCCGTGCGCGACCAGAAGCGCGCGGGATACGACTTCGTGAAGGTGTACAGCTTTCTCGACCCCGACGTGTACCGGGCGGTCGCCGACCAGGCGAGGGCGGAGCGCATCGCCGTGGTGGGCCACGTCCCGATCCTGGCGGGGGTGGAGGCGGTGCTGGGGAGCGGGCAGGCCAACATCGCGCACGTGGAGGAGTTCTTCCAGGCCGGCGACGTGGACGACGCGCGGATCCCCGGGCTCGCCGCCGCGGTCGCCCGCGCGGGCGTGAGCGTGACGCCCAACCTCTTCGCCTACGCCGACTACCTGCGCGCCATCGCGGACCTGCCGGGCGTGCTCGCGGACCCGGAGATGCGCTACGCGTCGGCGGCCGCGCTGGGCGAGAAGCTCCCCGCCAGCAACCGCAGCGTGCGGCCGAACCCGGCCGACTTCGCCGCCTTCCTCACCGCGCGGCGCGCGCGCTTCCAGAAGCTGACGCGGGCGCTCCAGGACGCGGGCGCGCAACTGCTCCTGGGCACCGACACCGAGATCTTCGGCTTCGCGGGCGAGTCGGCGCACCGCGAGCTGGACGAGCTGGTGGCGGCCGGGCTCACCTCGTACCAGGCGCTCGCGGCCGCCACCCGCAACGCCGGCGAGTTCGTCGCCAGGAGCGTGGAGGGCGCGGAGCCGTTCGGCACGGTGGCGCCGGGGAGCCGCGCCGACCTCCTGCTGCTGGAGGCCAGCCCGCTCGACGACGTCCGCAACGTGGGGCGGCTGCGGGGGGTGATGGCGCGGGGGCGCTGGATGGCGCGCGAAGAGCTGCAGCGGATGCGGGACTCGGTCGCGGCCGTGCAGTCGGCCCTCCATCCGCAGGTCTACCGCCTGGACAGCCTGGTGGCCGCGGGCCGGGGCGGCGAGGCGGCGCGCCTGCTGCGCCGCCTCCGCGCCGAGGCCCCGGGCGCCTTCCCGGTCGCGGAGGTCGTGCTGCGGAGCTACGCCTGGCGGCTCTGGGCGAAGGACCGGCCGGGCTCCATCGAGCTGCGGCGGATCATGGTGGACCTCTACCCCGAGTCGTCCTCGGCCGAGAGCGAGCTGGCGTGGGGGTACCTGGCCGCCGGCGACACCGCGCTGGCGCTGGCGCACTTCCGCAAGGCCCTGGCGCTCGAGCCCCGCAGCTTCACGCCCCAGGACATGGTCGCCAGGCTGGAGGCGGCGCGGCTCCCGCCGGGGTTCGCGCCGGCCGGCCGCTACGAGCTGGAGCCGGTGCCGATGCGCGTGGGCGGCGAGCGGAAGGAGGTGGCGCTCACGCTCGAGGTCGCCGGCTCGCCCGGCGCCTGGCGCGCACGGCTCCGCTCAAGCGCCGCCCCCGAGGCGGAGGCGAGCCAGCTGGTGATCGGGGGCGGCCGCATCTGGACCGCGGCCCAGCTCGGCGGCGAGAGGCTGGAGCTACGGCTCTCGGTGCAGGGAGATCGGGTCGAGGGCACCTGGGTGCTGGGCATCATGAACAGCGGTCCGCTGCGGGGGAGGAAGCTCCCGCCCTGA
- a CDS encoding RNA polymerase sigma factor, with protein sequence MSDERALIERAIQGDVGAARELYDRHVGHVHRLVSRLLGPEDAADDCTQETFARAFRRLAGFRGGAAFSTWLRRIAVSAVVDRQRSTRRFRTRETSLEAAAGVAVEPEGPRWDLRRRLEAAVDALAAPNRMVFVLYDVEGYTHAEIGELLGIPVGTSKRRLSDARAALRTALADFAGEWEG encoded by the coding sequence ATGTCAGACGAGCGGGCGCTGATCGAGCGCGCCATCCAGGGCGACGTGGGGGCGGCGCGGGAGCTGTACGACCGGCACGTGGGCCACGTGCACCGCCTGGTGAGCCGGCTGCTGGGCCCCGAAGACGCCGCGGACGACTGCACGCAGGAGACCTTCGCGCGGGCGTTCCGGCGGCTCGCGGGCTTCCGCGGCGGGGCGGCGTTCTCCACCTGGCTGCGCCGGATCGCCGTGTCGGCGGTGGTCGACCGGCAGCGCAGCACCCGCCGGTTCCGCACCCGCGAGACGTCGCTCGAGGCGGCCGCCGGGGTGGCGGTGGAGCCCGAGGGGCCCCGCTGGGACCTCAGGCGCCGCCTGGAGGCGGCCGTCGACGCGCTCGCAGCCCCCAACCGGATGGTGTTCGTGCTCTACGACGTGGAAGGCTACACGCACGCCGAGATCGGCGAGCTGCTCGGCATCCCGGTGGGCACCTCCAAGCGCCGGCTGTCCGACGCCCGCGCGGCGCTCAGGACGGCGCTCGCCGACTTCGCGGGAGAATGGGAAGGATGA
- a CDS encoding peroxiredoxin produces MAAELLPVGAEAPVFQAETTDGGRVSLAEFRGKQPVLLMFYPEDDTPGCTRQMCAARDEGADYAAAGVARFGVNPGSLDSHRAFVDRYSLDFPLIVDQDAEIAQAYGVLREEGGVGRATYLVDRDGRIAYAAQGAHGAAEVLGALRG; encoded by the coding sequence ATGGCCGCAGAGCTCCTTCCCGTCGGCGCGGAGGCGCCCGTCTTCCAGGCAGAGACCACGGACGGCGGGCGCGTGTCGCTGGCGGAATTCCGCGGGAAGCAGCCGGTGCTGCTGATGTTCTATCCCGAAGACGACACCCCCGGCTGCACCCGGCAGATGTGCGCCGCGCGCGACGAGGGCGCCGACTACGCCGCCGCCGGCGTGGCGCGCTTCGGCGTGAACCCGGGGAGCCTGGACAGCCACCGGGCGTTCGTGGACAGGTACTCGCTCGACTTCCCGCTGATCGTGGACCAGGACGCCGAGATCGCCCAGGCGTACGGCGTGCTCCGGGAAGAAGGCGGCGTGGGGCGCGCCACCTACCTGGTCGACCGCGACGGCCGCATCGCCTACGCCGCCCAGGGCGCGCACGGCGCCGCCGAGGTGCTGGGGGCGCTCCGTGGCTGA
- a CDS encoding MBL fold metallo-hydrolase yields the protein MAEAAVGKGEAIVRGFTGGVFAENCYLVACARSSLGILVDPGAAAPQALAEARRLGVTVEQIVLTHAHLDHVEGLAHAKEETGAPIYLHPADQELYRAAPMQAQWFGLTLEPLPPVDRPLAEGDVVRFGECELAVRFAPGHAPGHVVLVGDGVALVGDVIFAGSIGRTDLPGGDFPTLMKSIREQVMTLPDATTLYTGHGPETTVGHERVSNPFLVPNFGGSQFA from the coding sequence GTGGCTGAGGCGGCCGTGGGGAAGGGCGAGGCGATCGTCCGCGGCTTCACCGGCGGCGTCTTCGCCGAGAACTGCTACCTGGTGGCGTGCGCGCGCAGCAGCCTCGGCATCCTGGTGGACCCCGGCGCCGCCGCCCCCCAGGCCCTGGCCGAGGCGCGCCGGCTGGGGGTGACGGTCGAGCAGATCGTGCTCACCCACGCGCACCTGGACCACGTGGAGGGGCTGGCGCACGCCAAGGAAGAGACCGGCGCGCCGATCTACCTGCACCCGGCCGACCAGGAGCTGTACCGCGCGGCGCCCATGCAGGCGCAGTGGTTCGGGCTCACGCTCGAGCCGCTGCCGCCGGTGGACCGGCCGCTCGCCGAGGGCGACGTGGTGCGCTTCGGCGAGTGCGAGCTGGCGGTGCGCTTCGCGCCGGGGCACGCGCCGGGGCACGTGGTGCTGGTGGGCGACGGGGTGGCGCTGGTGGGCGACGTGATCTTCGCCGGCTCCATCGGCCGCACCGACCTCCCCGGCGGCGACTTCCCCACGCTGATGAAGTCGATCCGCGAGCAGGTGATGACGCTCCCCGACGCCACCACCCTCTACACCGGCCACGGCCCCGAGACCACCGTGGGCCACGAGCGCGTCAGCAACCCCTTCCTGGTCCCCAACTTCGGCGGCAGCCAGTTCGCCTGA